acattccAGTCTTTGGAATCTTATCTGTATTAGCTGGCACAATTCCTCCCTTACATGCCTGCTGTCTTCCCTTGATTATCACTGTTACTAGGCTGTGTGCTTTAGTTTTCTCATCAGGTAGTGGAATGGCATGTAATGTGCATACAAAATGTCCAGATAACTTGAAGCCATTTGTGTGGCTTATAagagtttaagatctattgttgttcttatggtatacatgtaaatgttataaaagtcatccagtagactgataatcagtacttttgctaaaattagAGAAAAATGCATGGGAATATTCAATTATTAGAAGAGACAAATGGTATTGCATCTACTTCTTTATGAGCGATTACATATCTGAAttgcttctttgactttcatttgcatcatttgtttacagtttgcttGGGTTTTTTGTATAGCGGTCTGTTGTACACACACAGGGGCATAGTTCAAACCAGATCTTAAGGTTCCATGGCTATCTAGGAAAGCACTAAGCTCCTTTTAAAAACTGCATGTACTAATGTGTGCTAGTGTAATGGAATGGTCTTCAGTACCAAATATTTAGTTTATACCTGTTCATGTTGtagtattaaattaaaatactgtacCTAAAGTAAGTACGTGTGTGAAAGAGTACaactacatacatacatacatacatacatataacttcaggtgagttccacactgataaatccagaatagtgctcaacaataatggagcggtaataacaatgtttttctactcaatatagtttcatatggactttaatacaggtctgtttcgtagaccaacaaggagttgggccactcatcagttaaattccatgtacactgtagcatcgctggggtttatatacatcagtagcgtgatcgttacaagattcaaacttgaaaaacaatagtaaaaaagcatttgtaaatttatgattggttgttgaggatgcgattgaacctaaggataaaatttcgcttgtgcctgcaagtcgatacgagttcattacgtttgttgagcgtcgccatgtccggtttatatacaatatagaatttctcggtactacatagattacatcgtttagtaaggttgctataagatttggccttggctagaattttccaggagattgcgaagtctttcttttgatcttttagctgccatagatgtttgctcagttcggtgtcattctttttactttcgtttttgaatgacatttggtggtttcgccatctcgtcttgaactcagtggcggtgaggccgacgtacgtctctgtgctttcggcggtcgtgatggtggcttgatacactacttccttgactgatgagtggcccaactccttgttggtccacgaaacagacctgtattaaagtccatatgaaactatattgagtagaaaaacattgttacatacatacatacatacatacatacatacatacatacatacataactttatttagtaaagcaggtcaagaggaaaaaagcagctttacagctgatgtggacctactgtaataaaattaacaatacatACATATGGTAGTGATTATACTTTagataaataagataaataatcgctaaaaataaataaagcataaaatatgtattaataataataaaaatcggAATGGTTATTATAAACTACTGAgctgtctttttcaaaagtgatatTCATAACAGTATGTTTTAACTGCTTCAGTCCATTTTTAAAGCCTGTTTGATTAGAAAAAGATCTTACACTATCAGACAGGGAACTCCAGGCGATTGCAGCCCTGTGTACAAAGGAATTACGACCGAGCTCAGTGTTTGGtctattaactaaaatatttaaagatttcCTAAGATTATAGCTCTTACAGGTCCTAACAActaatgaatttatttcctctaaacctaaattataaaaagccttatgagtaatcattaaaatacgaaatttataaaaatattcaatattcATCAGTCATGCCCTTTGGCAACTTATGAATTAGTCTAGCTGCTCTAATATGTATCAATTCTAATTCTTTAAATTTGGAGCCAGAGCCCCAAACCACAACCCCATAGAGGACACTTGGGATTACAGTCTTAAAATACAGAGTTTCTAGCATAGATTTGGGTAAAAAACTTATACGTCTCAGCATTTTGACTTTACTATtgaatgacacacaaattgatTTAATATGCTGAGACCAAGACAGTTTATCATCGATGGTAACTCCGAGACAAGCAGTAGAGGATATGTACTGAATAAAATCCTCACCCAACCTCAGAGGTTTCAAAGGACCAATGAAGGGATTAATGCTCAAAATCATTGCCTCAGATTTACCCTCGTGAATAATCAGTCTATTCATAAGGCACCAGGTATACACCTGGTCAAGAACCTCTTGTAAAACAAGAACGATCTCATCAACAGTGTCACCTATTACATAAATTGTTGTATTGTCcgcatacatacatgtatataacgcCCCTCTGTTAACATGATCTGGTAAATCATTTACATAAGTTGCAAAGAGTCTGGGACCTAATAAGGACCCTTGGGGTACTCCAACTTTAACAGGTCTTAAATCCGATCTTATACCATTAACTTGAGTCCTTTGCACACGGTTGGAGAGGTAATCATTGATCCAATTCCACATACTACCCATAACTCCAATTCCTTTAACTTTTTCAACAAGGATAGTGTGATTTACACAATCAAAAGCCTTACGGAAATCAATGAATAAGACTCCAACCTTGCGACCTCCATCCAAAGCCTCTCTCCAAGCTTCAGTAAGATGTAGCAGAAGACTTTCAGTTGAATAACCTTTTCTAAAGCCCCATTGCTTATTAGTTAAAATACTATTAGATAAAATATGATCATCAAAGGACTTACATACAACcctttcaagcagttttcctgGGACAGTAAGCAAAGATATAGGTCTATAATTATTAGGATCCAATTTACtcccttttttaaaaatagcaGTAACTAAGGATTCCTTCCACTGCTGGGGGAATCTGCAACAATCCCTGCTCTTTTTGAAAACCTCAAACAACCCTTGTATCACAGAATCCTGAGCTAATCTAAGATCTTTAGGTGAAACTTGATCAGGGCCCACCGACTTATTTGGCTGAAGGGATTTGAGAACATCATTCTTGATCTCATCCcatgaaatagaaaaattttCAATAGTCGGAGTAACCCTATTTATAAAACAAGTAGTGTCAATGGGGACTGGGTCTAAGTTCCTTGTAAGATTAATAGCAGTCTCTAAAAACGACTTGTTCAATAAATCTGCTTTTTGCTCTTCATCAGTTATTATGTTGCCATCTGTGTCTTGTAATGGACCAGTTCTTGTGTTTGCTCTTACCAAGGATTTGGTTTGATATTTTCCACAAATCTTTAGGAGTGGATGCATTATCTGCTAGCTTAATCCAATATTGGGCTTCAGCTTTCCTTAACATCTTTTTGACACTATTTCTTTTAATCTTGTACAGTTTCCATAGAGCATTATCATCAGGTTTTTCTTGCGCTGATTTCAAATACTTGTATCGTTCATTCATAGCCTTTCTGATCCCAATGTCAATCCATGGAAGCGATTTATTTCTAATCTtaactttccttctttttatgTGAGAATCCACAATTTCTTTGAACGTAGTCTCCCATAAATGAACATTGTCCTCAATTTCTTCAACAGAATTTACAATATGCCATGGGGCCTCCTCTAAGTCATTTTGTAGACTTTCAATGTCCATTGACTTATAATTCTTAATAGTGATTATCTTGGGCTTACGTTTATTCATCTTATTAGAAAATACTGCGTATGTAAGATGGTGATCAGAGATCCCCAAATCCAAAGAACCAGCTAAGATATTAGATGTGCGATGATTGGGGCTAACAATAGTAAGGTCAATTAACGACTTAGACTTAGCAGTGACTCGTGTTGGTGATTCAATAAGATTTGAGTATCCAAAGCAGCCAAGTATGCTCTTCAGCCTTTTGCCAGCCTGGGATGAGTCCTGGGCTGAATGGGAATCACTTATCAAATTAGAGTTGAAATCACCAAGCAATATAACATTCTTCCTTTTAATCCAAATCCTGTTCAACAGGGCGTGTAGGGAATTGAAGAAGGTAGTAGATTTAGGTGGACGATATAAACAGCCAATTAGGGTTGATTGGGAGCGAATTGTTATATTtaaccacactgcctccaattCTTGATCAACGTTCCATTTCAGGTCCTCATAAACATTTAGACCCTCACGAAAATATATCACCACACCTCCTCCTTTAGATCCTGACCTATCACGCTTTGCTAGGTCATAAcctagtttttctctgtccttgtgtgggcccaggtccatcagtagggctaacgctcacatggttcacatgggatagaaatctagcacttcacgttacactacactcacttcagttaattctgtttaaaatataagtgctacacggccaacgtttgtataaacgtaaccctccttgtacttgtacatgttaattgccgtgactttaacatcttcagttcccacggcctgctcccgtctgatcttgtagctcagtcggtagagcggcggagatctaacccgaaggtcgtgggttcaattcccaccctggtcagagtttttggcaagatttccgcacaggtccctacttcattatgcatacaaaaatttggttttatcaacggagttgataatgtaaattggccaccgtacagagattctaaaagctgacgtttcgagcgttagcccttcgtcagagcgaatccattcgctctgacgaagggctaacgctcgaaacgtcagcttttagaatctctgtacggtggccattttacattatcaactccgttgataaaaccaaatttttgtatactacttccccaccgacgcagcaccacagtttctttagaaactaacccttcattcattatgcatacactcctttgtttcaagaaaacaatagcgataacaatagacttcctttgggactgtggcgctttgttctttctttttagaggttttttttctaagtctacatggacttaaaaaaagccggtcgaacttctgtttgaaatacggaaaattgaacagtttttcctgcaatttcggcacttttcctgcaattttacccatttttcagttttagaataagcgcaagaagtggagtttcaagcaatcgttgtaatggggttcagattcgcaaacataacaaacgttgaaagaaaaggaaaggaaaggaaagtttacggtcagaaaattaatatgtgttctggcggattgaaggctatccattgtagtttttttcttgagcatcgcgaaacagatccatctcccgatgcggcacctTGTCTTtaccaactgactgcgttttcacacaggttttggacacggaagacaaaagtaaattgttttctttgcaccactctgtgcacaactctggaaagtctataaagcagggacaatttccaaatgatcaaatctcccattgctgtgacccttttacttcggtagccatcttgattattacgaagacacaaattttgcttcaaaagaagggaataTGAAACAAtgttaattgcaatgaactcgtgcatgaaagtttcccatgaaagatgcaccaatcagactttaagcgtggcatactcttccacgcagtgaacttataagtgtgccgcacgcacggggcatgaaggaaaagcaggttacagttcacagcaataatGGAAAACCTAAagctatcacagggactaaccttaagcctaaacagtgcctttagtcgtaattagggttacggttagcattattaaagggatgggttgtttcaagagtagtaaaacagggatctcttaacggtaacctacaagtgtaagttcgattgtaggtgctcggcgcggcacgtgtatacagctatttcgagaaa
Above is a window of Montipora capricornis isolate CH-2021 chromosome 6, ASM3666992v2, whole genome shotgun sequence DNA encoding:
- the LOC138054309 gene encoding uncharacterized protein, with translation MDLGPHKDREKLGYDLAKRDRSGSKGGGVVIYFREGLNVYEDLKWNVDQELEAVWLNITIRSQSTLIGCLYRPPKSTTFFNSLHALLNRIWIKRKNVILLGDFNSNLISDSHSAQDSSQAGKRLKSILGCFGYSNLIESPTRVTAKSKSLIDLTIVSPNHRTSNILAGSLDLGISDHHLTYAVFSNKMNKRKPKIITIKNYKSMDIESLQNDLEEAPWHIVNSVEEIEDNVHLWETTFKEIVDSHIKRRKVKIRNKSLPWIDIGIRKAMNERYKYLKSAQEKPDDNALWKLYKIKRNSVKKMLRKAEAQYWIKLADNASTPKDLWKISNQILGKSKHKNWSITRHRWQHNN